Part of the Primulina huaijiensis isolate GDHJ02 unplaced genomic scaffold, ASM1229523v2 scaffold205846, whole genome shotgun sequence genome, TAATGAATTAAATGGGAATAAAAAATAGTCAATAAAGAAGGTCTAGATTGACCTTAGTTTGAATGAATTCAAACAAAACATAAAGAATAAGTTCCCACAATTCAAGAATTAAGGAATCACATGAGAAATCTAAACTAAATTTAGAGAATGAAGAAAGTTGAAAAGGGTAGCAAAAAAATCATCTcttgaaaacaaaaatgttaaaaccaaatgataaatatatatatatatatatacacacaccaCCTTTCATTTTCTGAATCCGCTTCTTGATTTCCTGTGCGCAAGCTTCACAGTGCATGTAAACTCCCAACACCACTGTAATCACAGGTAGCTGCACCAAGAAGAAACacaaattagttacatataaatatatatatataaaggaacagatatttttttgtgtgaaatatatatataattttcttgaaaatagaTACTAAATAACGAACCTCCTCCTTTTTCTCTTCAACTTTGACCACCTCTTTTTCTTCAGGTTTCTTGGCTTCTTCAGGCTTTGGGATTGGAGAAATAAGCTCCACGGGGCGGTGGCTCTTCTTCTGGACCCTCTCCAAAACCTTCAATGGATCTGCTTTCTCGCCTCTCACAATCACTTTACTGCCCCTGGAATCTGTTACGACCTCCTCCACACCTGCGAAAACCCAGTAAAAATCCATTAAAAAAAACGAAACAATCAAGCTAAAATCACAAATCAAGAAATGGGTTTTACAGAATTTGATGACATATAGACAAAAATCTCAGAAAAGAAGGCTTGGATCTGCAGGTTTCATTCATTACCGTCGAAGCCTTTGAGACAGCGGCGGACTTTCCTAGCACACCCCTCGCAATGCATGTACACCTTCAACACAATCTCACGCGGCGGAGGAGGCGCCGGCGGCGCCAGCTTCGCCGCCTTAGGCTCCTCAGGTTTCTTAACATCTTTCTTCCCGTCGGCAGCTGGTTTCTCAGCCTTAGGGGCTTCCTCTTTCTTA contains:
- the LOC140966382 gene encoding heavy metal-associated isoprenylated plant protein 7-like, encoding MGEEAAKKPQEAAKKVEEDKKEEAPKAEKPAADGKKDVKKPEEPKAAKLAPPAPPPPREIVLKVYMHCEGCARKVRRCLKGFDGVEEVVTDSRGSKVIVRGEKADPLKVLERVQKKSHRPVELISPIPKPEEAKKPEEKEVVKVEEKKEELPVITVVLGVYMHCEACAQEIKKRIQKMKGGVCIYIYIYLSFGFNIFVFKR